The following coding sequences lie in one Alloacidobacterium dinghuense genomic window:
- a CDS encoding pyruvate formate lyase family protein — MSKYSRSTAEPINDGVLDAYTADVRRCRSSHILIGLPDACGRGRIIGDYRRVVLYGVSLLIKHKQGEKLSLDSAMSTESIIRDREELSEQIRALTN, encoded by the coding sequence TTGTCGAAATATTCTCGAAGTACCGCAGAACCCATAAATGACGGCGTCCTCGATGCTTACACAGCAGACGTGAGGCGGTGTCGCAGTTCTCATATCTTGATTGGTTTGCCAGATGCCTGCGGACGCGGTCGCATCATCGGCGACTACCGCCGCGTTGTCCTCTACGGAGTCTCCCTTCTCATCAAGCACAAGCAAGGAGAGAAGCTCAGCCTTGATTCCGCAATGTCGACCGAAAGCATCATTCGTGACCGCGAGGAACTCAGTGAACAGATTCGTGCCCTCACGAACTGA
- a CDS encoding pyruvate formate lyase family protein has product MPSRTEPDGSSYGLDISEPARSAREAVQWLYFVYLAAVKEQKRCSHFPWQHINLP; this is encoded by the coding sequence GTGCCCTCACGAACTGAACCAGATGGCTCAAGCTACGGCTTGGATATCTCTGAGCCTGCTCGTAGCGCACGCGAGGCTGTGCAATGGCTGTACTTCGTATACTTGGCCGCGGTGAAAGAACAAAAACGGTGCAGCCATTTCCCTTGGCAGCACATCAACCTTCCTTGA
- a CDS encoding radical SAM protein gives MISGRERRSRTCGLRLPQETWGFLHSFATGSTVDGPGVRVVGWATGYHWRCLYCHNPDTWTMSNGIPVTVNRATEELRKYPHGLKILLGGFTLSGGEPLLQDRFVVKLLTATKATGIHTALNTNGSLHKRLTDAKLEQIDLVIMDIKTWDPERHRHLTHMDNAPTLDFARRLADRGKAAWLRFVLVPGLTDNDGEIAQIAKFAASLGNVERVDVLPLHK, from the coding sequence ATGATCTCGGGAAGGGAACGCCGGAGTCGGACGTGCGGTCTGCGCTTGCCGCAGGAGACATGGGGCTTTCTTCATTCATTCGCCACCGGCTCGACCGTCGATGGGCCGGGCGTTCGGGTTGTGGGATGGGCAACAGGCTACCATTGGCGATGCCTGTATTGCCATAACCCCGATACGTGGACGATGAGCAATGGCATTCCCGTGACGGTAAATCGCGCAACTGAGGAACTCCGCAAGTATCCTCATGGACTGAAAATCCTGTTAGGAGGGTTCACATTGAGCGGCGGAGAACCTCTCCTGCAAGATCGATTCGTCGTCAAGCTGCTCACAGCCACGAAAGCGACGGGAATCCATACGGCGCTGAACACAAACGGCTCGCTCCATAAACGTCTCACCGATGCCAAGTTGGAACAGATCGACCTTGTAATTATGGATATCAAGACTTGGGATCCAGAACGCCATCGTCATCTCACGCACATGGACAATGCGCCGACCCTGGATTTCGCGCGGCGGCTGGCCGACCGCGGGAAAGCAGCCTGGTTAAGGTTTGTCCTGGTTCCCGGACTCACGGATAACGATGGCGAGATCGCGCAGATAGCGAAATTCGCCGCCAGCCTGGGCAACGTAGAGCGAGTTGACGTTTTGCCGCTTCACAAATAG
- a CDS encoding endonuclease/exonuclease/phosphatase family protein, which produces MMKFGQARLKASGLPTNDYVSPHAVAGQLFLLLALTLCSNVSAQNKRNADYIRNSQPQLLTYQELMALGEQETVDPALAKKLNTLLTTPFINNEAYFAGTKPLRPDLKGLGPSLRLVEWNIERGISFDEIKLLLTDKQAFIAKVHSEAANNTNTEKANDEVLSAQMDVLQSADVLVLNELDWGMKRSGYRAVVKDLADALKMNWAYGVEFVEVDPKVLGTQSFANVENEAERKELDELFSTDKTRFLGLHGTAILSRYPLRDVKLVPFKYQAYDWYNGEKKYGSVEAGKRKGASLLFGETIVREVRRGGRTNLIATIDVPDLPGQQVTIVATHLENRTTPKGRVEEADELFDMIRPIRNPVIVAGDMNTTGEDGSVLSLKSAALKKINNPAFWATQGIKYATGVGLVMDIASFGFKRTKFQGDPTASGVPLLAANPEQGFFKDLNKDRFDDGTRIDFRGDAELSVNDREGTLGNSNERASKGFVTTFALPRTMGAVGKFRLDWIFVKGYLKEDSAAADSYRFAPGFARTMNEANQALNEPLSDHAAISVDLPITQPALPCSRK; this is translated from the coding sequence ATGATGAAGTTCGGCCAAGCGCGTCTCAAAGCCAGCGGTCTTCCAACAAACGACTATGTCAGTCCCCATGCAGTCGCGGGACAACTCTTCCTGCTCCTGGCATTGACCTTGTGTTCCAACGTATCCGCTCAGAATAAGCGTAATGCGGATTACATACGCAACTCGCAGCCGCAGCTTTTGACTTATCAGGAACTGATGGCTCTCGGTGAGCAGGAAACCGTCGATCCTGCTCTGGCGAAAAAGCTCAACACTCTACTGACAACCCCCTTTATCAATAATGAGGCGTACTTCGCTGGAACAAAGCCTCTCCGCCCCGATCTCAAGGGCTTGGGGCCCTCGCTACGCCTCGTCGAATGGAACATCGAGAGAGGAATCTCATTCGATGAGATCAAGTTATTGCTGACCGATAAGCAAGCATTTATCGCCAAAGTACACAGCGAGGCTGCCAACAATACGAACACCGAAAAGGCAAACGACGAGGTGCTGAGTGCGCAGATGGACGTACTTCAATCGGCAGACGTGCTCGTGCTGAATGAGCTCGATTGGGGCATGAAGAGAAGCGGCTACCGGGCCGTGGTAAAGGATCTCGCCGATGCACTCAAGATGAATTGGGCCTATGGCGTCGAGTTTGTAGAAGTTGATCCCAAAGTGTTAGGTACCCAATCGTTCGCGAATGTGGAAAATGAGGCCGAGCGCAAGGAGTTGGACGAACTGTTCAGCACCGACAAGACGCGTTTTCTCGGGCTGCATGGCACGGCCATTCTTTCTCGCTATCCTCTGCGGGATGTAAAGCTCGTGCCCTTCAAGTATCAGGCTTACGACTGGTACAACGGCGAGAAGAAGTATGGGTCCGTTGAGGCCGGCAAACGTAAGGGCGCTAGTCTCCTCTTCGGAGAAACAATCGTGCGCGAGGTGCGCCGCGGAGGCCGCACCAACCTCATTGCGACGATCGATGTGCCTGATCTTCCGGGACAGCAGGTTACCATCGTTGCGACTCACCTTGAGAACCGCACCACGCCGAAAGGCCGAGTCGAAGAGGCGGATGAGCTTTTTGACATGATTCGCCCGATTCGCAATCCCGTGATCGTCGCCGGGGATATGAACACAACCGGGGAGGATGGCTCGGTTCTCAGCTTAAAATCGGCGGCGCTCAAAAAGATAAACAATCCCGCGTTTTGGGCCACACAAGGCATCAAGTACGCCACGGGAGTGGGGCTTGTCATGGACATTGCCAGTTTCGGCTTTAAGAGGACGAAGTTCCAGGGCGATCCAACAGCGTCGGGAGTTCCGTTACTGGCGGCAAATCCCGAACAGGGATTCTTCAAAGACTTGAATAAGGATCGTTTCGATGACGGCACCCGCATCGATTTTCGCGGGGATGCGGAACTCTCGGTGAACGACCGTGAGGGAACGTTGGGCAATTCAAACGAGCGCGCCAGCAAGGGATTTGTTACAACTTTCGCATTGCCCCGAACCATGGGGGCAGTAGGAAAATTCAGGCTCGACTGGATATTTGTGAAAGGCTATTTGAAAGAGGATTCGGCGGCGGCTGACTCCTATCGCTTCGCGCCTGGCTTTGCACGCACTATGAACGAAGCGAACCAAGCACTGAACGAGCCTTTATCAGACCATGCTGCCATCAGTGTGGATCTGCCGATCACACAGCCGGCTTTGCCATGCTCAAGAAAATGA
- a CDS encoding AsmA-like C-terminal region-containing protein, which translates to MKETGTTFEPPSFVKRHRRRLLWVLAMGVPVVVALVAGIYIIDQHWPYRYRNVKPLLEQLLASRITVSAYHRTYFPHPGFVAKALTLRRNTAPDLPPVGSTEDLIVQGSWLDLLLFRKQVRFVDIKGLHVVIPPVGSRAMQEDFPPGSSGDFAGPETAVEKLVIHDAALDLTRKNGGRYTYVIRQLIMRNVRQGQAAPYVVDMQNAWPAGQIHAIGSFGPVTPKNLGRTQLSGRFTFTGVHLDQIGELHGTLASDGHFSGALAAIELFASALTHDLAVEDGQSTPVNGSVQCTVNGLTGNVVLHRIEVKTGESTVDAAGTVTGAANTPKTTDLDLMTTKARVQDLLRPFLHHEPPVAGPVALKVHAHLAVQQDGTAFLKRLTMDGSFVLPRERVSDPEKENTLTNFSERAQGLKPPKDDPDPAQADPAAAVLSSLEGQVKVREGVVSTERLTFTLPGASADLKGTYDLRNGNVHMLGELKMESDISHVTTGFKSVLLKPLAPFFKKKHAGAVVPVAVTGGPGNYKVNQNLLHDK; encoded by the coding sequence ATGAAAGAAACCGGGACGACCTTCGAGCCTCCCTCATTCGTGAAGAGACACCGCAGACGGCTGCTGTGGGTGCTGGCTATGGGTGTGCCGGTGGTTGTGGCTCTGGTAGCGGGCATTTACATCATTGATCAGCATTGGCCATATCGCTATCGCAATGTGAAACCGCTGCTTGAGCAACTACTGGCGAGCCGCATCACAGTGAGCGCGTATCACCGCACCTATTTCCCGCATCCTGGATTTGTAGCCAAGGCGCTCACATTACGGCGGAACACGGCGCCCGATCTTCCACCGGTGGGGTCGACCGAGGACCTGATCGTTCAGGGGAGTTGGCTGGACCTGCTTCTGTTCCGGAAGCAGGTGCGGTTTGTAGATATCAAGGGTCTGCACGTGGTCATTCCCCCGGTGGGCAGCCGGGCGATGCAGGAGGATTTTCCGCCTGGAAGCAGCGGAGACTTTGCGGGTCCGGAAACAGCGGTGGAGAAGCTGGTGATTCATGACGCGGCGCTCGACCTGACGCGCAAGAATGGCGGTCGCTACACCTATGTGATTCGTCAGCTGATCATGCGCAATGTGCGGCAGGGGCAAGCCGCTCCTTACGTTGTGGACATGCAGAATGCGTGGCCTGCGGGGCAGATCCATGCGATCGGCAGCTTCGGTCCGGTGACTCCGAAGAACCTGGGAAGGACGCAGCTATCGGGCAGGTTCACGTTCACGGGCGTCCATCTGGATCAGATCGGAGAGCTGCACGGAACGCTGGCATCGGACGGCCATTTTTCGGGCGCCCTGGCCGCGATTGAGTTGTTTGCCTCGGCGTTAACGCATGATCTGGCGGTTGAGGACGGCCAGTCGACGCCAGTCAACGGATCGGTACAGTGCACCGTGAATGGTCTCACCGGCAATGTGGTGCTCCACCGGATCGAGGTCAAAACCGGGGAGAGCACTGTAGATGCGGCAGGCACGGTCACAGGGGCGGCGAACACGCCGAAGACAACGGATCTTGATTTGATGACCACGAAAGCGCGGGTTCAGGATCTGTTGCGCCCTTTCCTTCACCATGAGCCGCCGGTTGCGGGACCCGTGGCATTAAAAGTTCATGCGCATCTTGCGGTGCAACAGGACGGAACGGCGTTCCTTAAGAGACTGACGATGGATGGCAGCTTTGTTCTGCCCCGGGAGCGGGTAAGCGATCCCGAGAAGGAAAACACGCTTACGAATTTCAGCGAGCGGGCGCAAGGCCTGAAGCCGCCAAAGGATGATCCTGACCCTGCGCAGGCAGATCCCGCGGCAGCGGTCCTGTCCAGCCTTGAAGGACAGGTTAAGGTTCGCGAGGGAGTGGTCTCGACGGAGCGGTTGACGTTTACCTTGCCGGGAGCCTCGGCGGATTTGAAGGGTACGTACGATCTGCGGAACGGCAACGTGCACATGCTGGGCGAGCTGAAGATGGAGTCCGACATCTCGCACGTTACGACCGGGTTCAAGTCAGTTCTGCTCAAGCCGTTGGCGCCGTTCTTCAAGAAGAAGCATGCGGGCGCGGTTGTCCCTGTTGCGGTAACGGGCGGACCGGGCAATTACAAGGTGAACCAGAACCTGCTGCACGACAAATAG